A single region of the Leptodactylus fuscus isolate aLepFus1 chromosome 5, aLepFus1.hap2, whole genome shotgun sequence genome encodes:
- the ACTR6 gene encoding actin-related protein 6 — MQRGERRKARTAHVTQFPDDPYTVCGVSRPGMTTLVLDNGAYTAKIGYSNGEVSVIPNCQFRSKTARLKTFTANQIDEVKDPSGLFYILPFQKGYLVNWDVQRQVWDYLFGKEMFQVDFMESNIIITEPYFNFSSIQESMNEILFEEYQFQAALRVNPGALSAHRYFHDNPSELCCVIVDTGYSFTHIVPYCRSKKKQEGIIRINVGGKLLTNHLKEIISYRQLHVMDETHVINQVKEDVCYVAADFYKDVEVAKLKGEDNSLMVDYVLPDFSTIKKGFVKPREEMVFSGKTTAGEQILRLTNERFAVPEILFHPSDIGIQEMGIPEAIVHSINNLPEEMQPHFFKNIILTGGNALFPGFKERVYSEVRKLTPTDYDVSVVLPQNPITYSWEGGKLISENDDFEDMVVTREDYEENGHVICEEKFDI; from the exons ATGCAGCGGGGAGAGCGGCGCAAGGCTCGTACGGCTCACGTCACACAATTCCCGGATGATccctatactgtgtgcggggtttCAAGACCCGGGATGACCACCTTGGTGTTAGATAACGGGGCCTACACCGCAAAGATCGGTTACAGCAACGGGGAAGTGAG tGTTATTCCAAACTGTCAATTCAGGTCAAAAACTGCTCGCCTAAAGACATTTACAGCAAATCAGATTGATGAAGTGAAAGATCCGTCCGGGCTTTTTTATATACTTCCATTTCAGAAG GGTTACTTAGTCAACTGGGATGTCCAAAGACAAGTATGGGATTACCTTTTTGGAAAGGAAATGTTTCAG gtGGATTTTATGGAATCCAACATAATAATCACAGAACCCTATTTTAACTTCAGCTCAATTCAAGAGTCCATGAATGAGATTCTGTTTGAAGAATATCAGTTCCAGGCAGCACTACGAGTGAACC CTGGGGCCCTGAGCGCACACAGATACTTTCATGACAACCCTTCAGAGCTGTGCTGCGTCATTGTAGACACAGGCTATTCCTTCACACACATTGTGCCCTACTGTCGAAGTAAGAAAAAGCAAGAAGGAATAATAAG AATTAATGTTGGGGGAAAGTTGTTAACCAATCATCTGAAAGAGATCATATCATACAG GCAATTGCATGTCATGGATGAGACTCATGTAATCAATCAAGTAAAAGAAGATGTGTGCTATGTAGCTGCAGATTTCTATAAAGACGTAGAAGTGGCCAA ATTAAAAGGGGAGGACAATTCTCTGATGGTTGACTATGTTCTGCCGGACTTTAGCACTATCAAGAAAGGCTTTGTTAAG CCAAGGGAAGAGATGGTGTTTAGTGGAAAGACGACCGCTGGCGAGCAGATTCTTCGATTGACTAATGAACGGTTTGCGGTCCCTGAAATACTGTTCCATCCTTCAGACATAGGAATTCAAGAAATGGGTATTCCAGAAGCTATAGTACATTCCATTAACAATCTCCCTGAAG AAATGCAACCTCATTTCTTCAAGAACATCATTCTTACTGGAGGAAATGCGCTATTTCCAGGATTCAAAGAGCGTGTGTATTCTGAGGTGCGGAAACTCACTCCAACAGACTATGACGTGTCTGTCGTATTGCCTCAAAA cccaaTTACCTACTCTTGGGAAGGTGGAAAGTTAATATCAGAAAATGATGATTTTGAAGACATGGTGGTGACCAGAGAGGACTATGAAGAAAATGGCCATGTAATTTGTGAAGAGAAATTTGATATTTAG